A region from the Geobacter benzoatilyticus genome encodes:
- a CDS encoding DUF4388 domain-containing protein yields MFLLPKGNPLYENIAAAKVKLPDMFEKLRSGGFTGYLNFTFPSSLAILFFEAGKLISAMHEQGGKKLTGFEAIAGVCSDIFSGGGSLSVYKLSKDLVMCLHAAIHGDVLYENQELKLIDVKGLLEKMKAKRLNGCLRIYTDERTALIFYKEGAPLGFFHDGSTDIETSATESQKIAGLPGAKIDILSTKSVDELMHYDLLEMVNVAKLWDSTSSRFASERDKIRREAEVVDRYQEEDKLRELEDDLKEVAKAYVGKMGVSLVEKELNDRGGRKILLDSALAGAFLGGVEKGAKLLTSISKTKEMLDTMRTEIAQRI; encoded by the coding sequence ATGTTCCTTCTTCCCAAGGGAAATCCACTGTATGAAAATATCGCCGCTGCCAAGGTGAAGCTTCCTGACATGTTTGAGAAGCTCAGATCGGGTGGATTTACTGGTTACCTCAATTTCACCTTCCCCTCATCTTTGGCAATTCTCTTCTTTGAAGCTGGTAAGCTGATCAGTGCCATGCATGAGCAGGGGGGCAAGAAACTCACCGGTTTTGAGGCGATTGCCGGTGTCTGTTCGGATATTTTCAGCGGTGGCGGGAGTCTTAGTGTTTACAAGCTCTCCAAGGATCTTGTGATGTGCCTGCATGCCGCGATTCACGGTGATGTTCTCTACGAAAACCAGGAATTGAAACTGATAGATGTCAAGGGGCTCCTTGAGAAGATGAAAGCCAAGAGGCTCAACGGTTGTCTCAGGATTTACACCGATGAGCGGACGGCTCTTATCTTTTACAAGGAGGGGGCTCCCCTCGGCTTTTTCCACGATGGTTCCACCGATATTGAAACTTCAGCAACCGAATCCCAGAAAATTGCAGGCCTTCCCGGTGCTAAAATCGACATTTTGTCCACGAAAAGTGTCGATGAGCTGATGCACTACGACCTGCTCGAGATGGTTAACGTTGCTAAGCTTTGGGATTCCACAAGCAGCAGGTTTGCGTCCGAACGGGACAAAATCCGCAGGGAGGCTGAAGTTGTTGACCGGTACCAGGAGGAAGATAAGCTCCGGGAACTGGAAGATGACCTGAAAGAAGTGGCCAAGGCCTATGTGGGCAAGATGGGTGTGTCCCTGGTTGAGAAGGAGCTTAATGATCGGGGCGGCCGCAAGATTCTGCTGGATAGTGCGCTTGCTGGTGCTTTCCTGGGCGGAGTGGAGAAGGGTGCGAAGCTGCTAACCAGTATTTCAAAAACGAAAGAGATGCTGGATACCATGAGAACTGAGATTGCTCAACGGATATGA
- a CDS encoding TPM domain-containing protein: protein MKRLLLAIFLLLIPALVSALDVPPLRGYVNDYAGVLSAGTVSQLEQTLAGFEQSDSTQIVVLTVPSLDGDDLESFSIRVAEAWQIGQKGKDNGAILLVAKAERKVRIEVGRGLEGTLTDLVSGRIIRGEITPRFRQGDFDGGVMAGVSAIMATVKGEYAATPRDLRQGRKSAPPVAGLLFFLGVACVFMGAFSRLLGGLAGAAGLPIVAALTFPGLGLAILAGLGVAGFLLGIFLAFLFGSGGGGGGGHWGGTTYGGGFGGGFGGGWSSGGGGFSGGGGGFGGGGASGDW, encoded by the coding sequence ATGAAACGCCTTCTCCTTGCCATATTCCTGCTCCTGATCCCGGCGCTTGTGTCGGCCCTCGACGTGCCGCCTTTGCGTGGATATGTGAATGACTACGCCGGCGTGCTCTCTGCCGGCACGGTAAGCCAGCTTGAGCAGACCCTTGCCGGATTCGAGCAGAGCGACTCGACCCAGATCGTGGTCCTCACGGTGCCTTCCCTGGACGGCGATGATCTTGAGTCGTTTTCCATCCGGGTTGCGGAGGCATGGCAGATTGGCCAGAAGGGGAAGGACAATGGGGCAATCCTTCTGGTGGCGAAAGCTGAACGCAAGGTGAGGATAGAGGTTGGCCGAGGGCTTGAGGGAACACTCACCGACCTCGTTTCGGGACGCATCATCCGGGGGGAGATTACCCCCCGTTTCCGACAGGGAGATTTTGACGGCGGCGTCATGGCCGGCGTCTCTGCCATCATGGCCACGGTGAAGGGGGAGTACGCCGCCACGCCGCGCGATCTCCGGCAGGGGCGAAAGAGCGCGCCGCCGGTGGCGGGGCTCCTCTTTTTCCTCGGTGTCGCGTGCGTTTTCATGGGGGCTTTTTCGCGCCTGCTCGGCGGCCTTGCCGGGGCAGCAGGGTTGCCGATAGTGGCCGCGCTCACCTTTCCCGGCCTGGGACTGGCGATTCTCGCGGGATTAGGTGTTGCCGGATTTTTGCTCGGCATCTTCCTGGCCTTTCTCTTTGGCAGTGGAGGAGGAGGGGGAGGCGGCCATTGGGGCGGCACCACCTACGGCGGCGGTTTCGGTGGAGGGTTCGGCGGCGGCTGGTCATCGGGCGGGGGAGGTTTTTCTGGTGGCGGTGGCGGATTTGGCGGTGGAGGAGCGTCGGGTGACTGGTGA
- a CDS encoding DHA2 family efflux MFS transporter permease subunit gives MLPTIMEIVDTSVANVALPHMQGSLNAGTDEVTWVLTSYMVSNAVVLPMTGWLARVFGRKRFLITCITLFTLASLLCGAAPNLPLLIFFRILQGAAGGALIPSSQAILLETFPPHERGMANAIFGIGAMFGPIIGPALGGWITDNLNWRWIFYINIPIGIIAVIMANYFIFDPPYLRRAKVAIDWWGLSLLIIGLGALQIVLDKGQQDDWFNSSFIITCAILSAAALLALIYIELKHEHPIVNLRLFQNVSFSAGNFVLFMIGFGLYGSIVLLPLFLQTLMGYDATLAGMVLAPGGVATLITMPFVGVIISKYDGRKVVLAGLIISAWAMFQMRGFTLEAGYWDFVWPRVILGVGLAMLFVPLSTLTLGSIPKEEMGNATGLYNLLRTVGGSVGIAVCATLLSRYHQFYQNVLVDSVSPYNPVARQQLEQLKQGFMLRGIDAVSADKASLAAIYGIVQRQAGMLAYNHIFWIVGLTFLGVMPFLLLLKRQKTAADSEGVH, from the coding sequence ATGCTCCCGACTATCATGGAAATCGTGGACACGTCCGTGGCCAACGTGGCGCTCCCGCACATGCAGGGGAGCCTCAACGCAGGCACCGACGAAGTTACGTGGGTCCTGACCTCCTACATGGTGAGCAACGCCGTGGTGCTTCCCATGACCGGCTGGCTCGCCCGCGTTTTCGGCAGAAAGCGCTTCCTCATCACCTGCATAACGCTCTTCACCCTCGCCTCACTCCTCTGCGGCGCCGCCCCGAACCTGCCGTTACTGATATTCTTCCGCATTCTCCAGGGAGCGGCAGGAGGCGCCCTCATCCCCAGCAGCCAGGCAATCCTCCTGGAGACATTCCCTCCCCATGAGAGGGGAATGGCCAACGCCATCTTCGGCATCGGGGCCATGTTCGGACCGATCATCGGTCCGGCGCTCGGCGGCTGGATCACCGACAACCTCAACTGGCGCTGGATATTCTACATCAACATCCCCATCGGCATCATTGCCGTCATTATGGCCAATTACTTCATTTTCGACCCGCCGTACCTGCGCCGGGCAAAAGTAGCCATCGACTGGTGGGGGCTGAGCTTGCTGATCATCGGCCTGGGAGCTCTCCAGATAGTCCTCGACAAGGGGCAGCAGGATGACTGGTTCAACTCCTCTTTCATTATTACCTGCGCCATACTCTCGGCTGCGGCACTGCTGGCGCTCATTTACATCGAGCTGAAGCATGAGCACCCCATCGTCAACCTGCGCCTCTTCCAAAACGTCTCATTTTCAGCCGGAAATTTCGTTCTGTTCATGATCGGCTTCGGGCTCTACGGTTCCATCGTGCTCCTCCCCCTCTTCCTCCAGACCCTGATGGGATACGATGCCACCCTTGCCGGGATGGTCCTGGCGCCGGGCGGTGTCGCGACACTCATCACCATGCCCTTTGTCGGGGTAATCATCTCCAAATATGACGGGAGGAAAGTGGTGCTGGCGGGGCTCATCATCAGCGCATGGGCCATGTTTCAGATGCGGGGATTCACGCTGGAGGCAGGTTACTGGGACTTTGTCTGGCCGCGGGTAATACTGGGCGTGGGGCTCGCCATGCTGTTTGTACCCCTGTCGACACTCACCCTCGGCTCCATTCCGAAGGAGGAAATGGGCAATGCCACCGGTTTGTACAATCTTTTGCGCACGGTCGGCGGCAGCGTCGGCATTGCCGTCTGCGCGACGCTCCTCTCCCGCTACCATCAATTCTATCAGAACGTACTTGTGGACAGCGTCTCGCCATACAATCCAGTTGCCAGGCAACAACTGGAGCAACTGAAACAGGGCTTCATGCTCCGGGGCATTGATGCCGTGAGCGCCGACAAGGCATCATTGGCGGCCATCTATGGCATAGTTCAGCGCCAGGCGGGAATGCTCGCCTACAACCATATTTTCTGGATTGTGGGATTAACGTTTCTGGGGGTAATGCCGTTCCTGCTCCTGCTGAAGAGGCAGAAAACAGCCGCAGATTCTGAAGGTGTTCACTAG
- a CDS encoding DedA family protein, giving the protein MHHLFGEYLQQHGYWVLFLWTFLEGEAGLILAGFLAFQGYLQLPGVIVTALGGAFLGDQFYFYLGRWKGPWLLKMFTLIARKFRKALRLIEKYGTFVAFVSRYTYGFRIILPIILGMTTFPAVRFLFLNLASAFIWAVAFSLAGYFFGKSASLFVDDVSRYEMHLLGILAALIFGMWLFHFVHAWFRRKPARTRLKRMREGRRTTRDEQ; this is encoded by the coding sequence ATGCACCATCTTTTCGGTGAATATCTGCAACAACACGGCTATTGGGTGCTCTTCCTATGGACTTTCCTTGAGGGCGAGGCCGGGCTTATCCTGGCCGGATTCCTTGCTTTCCAGGGATACCTGCAACTACCCGGAGTAATTGTAACGGCTCTGGGGGGCGCGTTCCTCGGCGACCAGTTCTACTTTTACCTTGGGCGGTGGAAGGGGCCGTGGCTGCTCAAGATGTTCACCCTTATCGCCCGCAAGTTCCGTAAAGCCTTGAGGCTCATTGAAAAGTACGGAACCTTTGTCGCATTCGTCTCGCGATATACCTACGGTTTTAGAATCATTCTCCCGATAATTCTCGGTATGACGACCTTCCCGGCGGTACGTTTCCTCTTCCTCAACCTGGCGAGTGCTTTCATCTGGGCGGTGGCATTTTCCCTGGCTGGTTATTTTTTCGGGAAGAGCGCCTCGCTGTTTGTGGATGATGTGAGCCGCTACGAGATGCATCTGCTGGGGATTCTTGCCGCCTTGATTTTTGGTATGTGGCTCTTCCATTTCGTCCATGCCTGGTTCAGGCGCAAACCGGCCCGGACACGTTTAAAAAGAATGCGTGAAGGACGCCGCACGACTCGTGATGAGCAGTAA
- a CDS encoding thiamine pyrophosphate-dependent enzyme codes for MAFDYDKYIRPGKLPHIWCPGCGHGIVMKGLIRAMDSLNLKKEETAIVSGIGCASRLPGYIDCCTLHTAHGRAAAFATGVKMAKPEMTVILCGGDGDGTAIGGNHFIHACRRNIDMTYIIMNNYIYGMTGGQFSPCTPTGAKASTTPYGNPDPGFDIAKLAIGAGATFVARGTAYHAAQLDKLIAEAIQHKGFSVVEILDDCPTTYGRRNKYKSVVEMMNRLKEVAVPVKAAEKMTAEQLEGKILTGVLHKVEKPEYCEEYAKVLQRAQAAK; via the coding sequence ATGGCGTTTGATTACGATAAGTATATCCGTCCCGGTAAACTGCCGCATATATGGTGCCCTGGCTGCGGCCACGGGATTGTCATGAAAGGCCTTATCCGTGCAATGGACTCTCTGAACCTCAAAAAGGAAGAGACCGCCATTGTTTCGGGTATCGGCTGCGCTTCACGTCTGCCGGGTTATATCGATTGCTGTACGCTGCACACGGCCCATGGCCGCGCTGCTGCATTTGCCACTGGCGTCAAGATGGCAAAGCCTGAGATGACGGTTATCCTGTGCGGTGGTGACGGCGATGGTACGGCTATCGGCGGCAACCACTTCATCCATGCCTGCCGTCGTAACATCGACATGACCTACATCATCATGAACAACTACATCTACGGGATGACTGGCGGCCAGTTCTCTCCTTGTACCCCGACGGGTGCAAAGGCATCCACGACCCCTTACGGCAACCCTGACCCCGGTTTTGACATTGCCAAGCTTGCCATCGGCGCAGGCGCAACTTTTGTCGCCCGCGGTACTGCATATCATGCTGCACAGCTCGACAAGCTCATTGCTGAAGCTATTCAGCACAAAGGCTTCTCCGTTGTCGAAATCCTCGATGACTGCCCGACTACCTACGGACGCCGCAACAAGTACAAGTCGGTTGTCGAGATGATGAACCGTCTCAAGGAAGTAGCCGTACCGGTTAAGGCTGCCGAGAAGATGACGGCTGAACAGCTTGAAGGCAAGATTCTTACGGGTGTTCTGCATAAGGTTGAAAAACCCGAGTACTGCGAGGAGTACGCGAAGGTTCTCCAGCGTGCCCAGGCTGCCAAATAA
- a CDS encoding HlyD family secretion protein yields MSLEGSTEDTQGENTAVTEAGENNPQNKRRGGGRKRAGVILILIIAVCLLAGLRWLVRSKTHITTDNAFIEAHIHPVSPRVPGTVTTVYVHDNQLVKKGEPLVELDPSDYDVRVQVAAADLDMARNETSGDYAQVEAARALVAHGRAGLDQAELDLKRGSALFAKEVIPREQIDRLETARRVAAAQLREAEEGVRKAQAQLGLAGSGGKEARVAQREAKLREAALSLSYTKIVSPANGYVTRKSVEPGTTIQPGQPLMAVVALDDAWVTANYKESQLSHMKPGQRVTFIVDAYPSRTFTGRVESIMAGTGAAFSLLPPENATGNYVKVVQRVPVKIVVDPESDPQHLLRVGMSVVPTVMVERKIGEILKDFLPF; encoded by the coding sequence ATGAGTCTGGAAGGATCTACGGAAGATACACAGGGGGAAAACACCGCCGTGACGGAAGCCGGAGAAAACAACCCGCAGAATAAACGGCGGGGCGGCGGGCGTAAAAGGGCCGGAGTCATCCTTATCCTGATTATTGCCGTCTGCCTCTTGGCCGGATTGCGCTGGCTCGTCAGAAGCAAAACCCACATTACGACAGACAATGCGTTCATCGAAGCACACATCCACCCTGTGTCGCCCCGTGTTCCGGGCACTGTGACCACCGTCTACGTACATGACAACCAGCTGGTAAAAAAGGGAGAGCCTCTCGTGGAGCTCGACCCTTCCGACTATGATGTGCGTGTTCAGGTGGCGGCGGCCGATCTGGACATGGCGCGGAACGAGACTTCCGGCGACTACGCCCAGGTGGAAGCAGCACGGGCCCTGGTTGCCCATGGGAGGGCGGGGCTCGATCAAGCAGAGCTTGATCTCAAAAGGGGCAGCGCACTCTTTGCCAAGGAAGTCATTCCCCGTGAGCAGATCGACCGGCTCGAGACAGCCCGCAGAGTGGCGGCAGCCCAGCTTCGCGAGGCCGAGGAAGGGGTACGCAAGGCCCAGGCCCAATTGGGACTTGCCGGAAGCGGCGGCAAGGAGGCACGGGTCGCCCAGCGCGAGGCAAAGCTGCGCGAGGCAGCCCTCAGTCTCTCCTACACGAAGATTGTCTCCCCTGCCAACGGCTACGTGACCCGCAAGTCTGTTGAACCGGGCACGACAATCCAGCCCGGGCAGCCTCTCATGGCCGTGGTTGCCCTCGACGATGCCTGGGTAACGGCCAACTACAAGGAAAGCCAGCTTTCCCACATGAAACCGGGACAGCGGGTGACATTCATCGTGGATGCCTACCCTTCCCGCACCTTCACCGGCAGAGTGGAAAGCATCATGGCGGGGACAGGCGCAGCCTTCTCGCTGCTTCCCCCCGAAAACGCCACCGGCAACTACGTAAAAGTGGTGCAGCGGGTGCCGGTAAAAATCGTGGTCGATCCCGAGAGCGACCCGCAACACCTGCTTCGGGTAGGGATGAGCGTAGTCCCAACCGTAATGGTTGAGCGGAAAATCGGCGAAATCCTCAAGGATTTCTTACCCTTCTAG
- a CDS encoding SemiSWEET family sugar transporter, giving the protein MNVETMLGLVAGATTSIAVVPQVARAYRTKRVHDISIWQPVILVCGMILWLAYGVIIGDIPLIVANSFSIACNGILIAMKFLYRGDDNAVNRDYALRQTTQPEDL; this is encoded by the coding sequence ATGAACGTGGAAACCATGCTTGGCCTTGTGGCCGGCGCGACGACAAGCATTGCGGTTGTGCCCCAGGTAGCAAGGGCGTACCGCACGAAGCGCGTGCACGATATATCCATCTGGCAGCCGGTTATCCTTGTTTGCGGAATGATTTTGTGGCTCGCCTATGGCGTCATTATCGGAGACATTCCACTCATTGTCGCCAACAGTTTTTCCATTGCCTGCAACGGCATTCTGATCGCAATGAAATTTTTGTACCGCGGGGATGACAACGCAGTTAATCGTGATTATGCTTTGAGACAAACTACTCAACCGGAGGATTTATGA
- a CDS encoding TPM domain-containing protein, whose translation MNKADDFFTPGERERIRAAVAESERGTSGEIATMVVDASDSYREADILGAMLLSGLLSVIVAVAVHHVTIWSYIPLVVLFYFPCRYLFRLVPRLKLPFAGRLRLAETVRERAVRAFYEKGLYRTRGETGILIFISLLEHKVWILGDRGINEKISPDFWRKLASELADGLRQGRACDALVAVISACGVELAAHFPPRPDDVNELRDEILTDSSSSP comes from the coding sequence GTGAATAAGGCGGATGATTTTTTCACCCCTGGGGAACGGGAGCGGATCCGTGCCGCAGTGGCAGAGTCGGAACGCGGGACTTCCGGCGAAATTGCCACCATGGTGGTGGATGCCAGCGATAGCTATCGAGAGGCGGATATCCTCGGCGCCATGCTTCTGTCCGGGCTTTTGTCGGTCATCGTTGCCGTGGCGGTCCACCATGTGACCATCTGGTCGTACATCCCCCTTGTGGTGCTGTTTTATTTCCCCTGCCGGTATCTCTTCAGGCTCGTGCCGCGTCTCAAACTCCCCTTTGCCGGCCGCCTACGGCTTGCCGAAACGGTGCGGGAAAGGGCGGTAAGGGCATTTTACGAGAAAGGTCTCTACCGGACTAGAGGGGAAACCGGCATTCTCATTTTCATATCCCTTCTGGAACATAAGGTCTGGATCTTGGGCGACCGGGGGATCAACGAGAAAATTTCGCCCGATTTCTGGCGAAAGCTTGCCTCCGAGCTTGCCGATGGCCTCCGGCAGGGGCGTGCCTGCGATGCTCTCGTTGCGGTAATTTCTGCGTGCGGTGTTGAACTTGCGGCACATTTTCCGCCTCGGCCCGATGATGTGAATGAGCTGCGGGACGAGATTCTCACCGACTCTTCTTCCTCGCCATAA
- a CDS encoding TolC family protein, giving the protein MQEHQKPPICQAILRMLLFGAATVLSLSATANAETLSLNECLSRAATGNYSLTVTAHDTRIAAEDITQAKSGYLPKLDIQGGYTLQAAPQAVAIRGQEAETQDANFGFFGLSATQTIYDFGRTSSRTRRASLLKDAVDSTYHASEQDVFMQVVEAYYGILEARKIIGAADEEVIQRSDHLRIATNLYEQGVVTRNDLLQAEVKLADSRQKRLAAANLAENRWLYLNYLTGSPLPFRADLEEKNPLDALPDGNAAEQKALANRPELVSQAKIVEAGEAEVSASRSNYYPELFAKGSIDYVENSKVREQAIYAATVGVRLNLFDGLTTTSRLRQSTADLMKQRDNLRLAREQIRLELATAINDARVAAEQIRTVETAIRQGEENLRINRDRYQAQVGTATDVIDAQTLLTQIRTDYFRAVFNYQVATARVKKAMGEL; this is encoded by the coding sequence ATGCAGGAACACCAGAAACCGCCAATATGCCAGGCGATATTACGCATGCTGCTGTTCGGAGCGGCAACAGTTCTGTCCCTTTCGGCAACGGCAAATGCCGAAACTCTTTCCCTTAATGAATGCCTGAGCAGGGCCGCCACGGGCAACTACTCCCTGACCGTAACTGCCCATGACACCCGGATTGCCGCAGAGGATATCACCCAGGCCAAAAGCGGCTATCTTCCCAAACTTGATATCCAGGGGGGGTACACTCTGCAAGCAGCCCCCCAGGCCGTCGCCATCAGGGGCCAGGAGGCCGAAACCCAGGACGCGAACTTCGGATTCTTCGGTCTCTCCGCCACCCAGACCATCTACGACTTCGGCCGCACCTCATCCCGCACCCGACGGGCGTCACTCCTCAAGGACGCCGTTGACAGCACCTACCATGCCAGTGAACAGGATGTTTTCATGCAGGTGGTCGAGGCCTATTACGGCATTCTCGAAGCGCGGAAAATCATCGGGGCAGCCGACGAGGAGGTGATTCAAAGATCCGATCACCTGCGGATAGCCACAAACCTCTACGAACAGGGGGTAGTAACGCGCAACGACCTCCTCCAGGCAGAAGTCAAGCTGGCCGACAGCCGCCAGAAAAGGCTGGCCGCGGCAAATCTTGCTGAAAACCGCTGGCTCTATCTCAACTACCTGACCGGCAGCCCCCTCCCCTTCCGGGCTGATCTTGAGGAAAAGAATCCCCTTGATGCCCTTCCGGACGGAAATGCCGCCGAACAAAAGGCCTTGGCGAACCGTCCCGAACTTGTGTCCCAAGCCAAGATAGTTGAGGCGGGTGAAGCGGAAGTGTCCGCATCCCGTTCCAACTACTACCCTGAGCTTTTTGCCAAGGGGAGTATCGACTATGTGGAGAACAGCAAGGTGCGGGAACAGGCCATCTACGCCGCCACCGTGGGGGTGCGCTTAAATCTTTTCGACGGTTTAACCACCACTTCGCGACTCCGTCAGTCCACGGCGGACCTGATGAAGCAACGGGATAATCTGCGCCTTGCCCGAGAGCAGATCCGACTGGAACTGGCAACGGCCATCAATGATGCCCGCGTTGCCGCCGAGCAGATCCGGACGGTGGAAACGGCAATCCGCCAGGGGGAAGAGAACCTGCGCATCAACCGGGACCGGTATCAGGCCCAGGTGGGGACGGCAACCGACGTCATTGACGCCCAAACGCTCCTCACTCAGATCAGGACCGATTATTTCCGGGCTGTATTCAACTACCAGGTTGCAACGGCCAGAGTCAAAAAAGCGATGGGGGAACTGTAG
- a CDS encoding 2-oxoacid:acceptor oxidoreductase family protein — protein MAGRYEIRFSGAGGQGLILAGVIMAEAASIYQGIQAVQSQSYGPEARGGASKSEVVISDEAIDYPKATRVDALLALTQEACDKYSHDLKEGGVLLIDSDLVKTQPKGNFKVVSFPIINTAKNEVGREIVANIVALGAMVALTEVVDKENAEKAVLARVPEAFIELNRKAFQLGYDKALAAKA, from the coding sequence ATGGCAGGAAGATATGAGATTCGTTTTTCCGGGGCTGGCGGTCAGGGCCTGATTCTGGCTGGTGTAATCATGGCCGAGGCAGCCTCTATTTATCAGGGCATTCAGGCTGTACAGTCTCAAAGTTATGGTCCTGAGGCCCGCGGTGGTGCATCTAAGTCAGAGGTTGTCATTTCTGATGAAGCTATCGACTATCCTAAGGCAACCCGTGTTGATGCGCTTCTCGCTCTTACGCAAGAGGCCTGTGACAAGTATTCCCATGACCTGAAAGAGGGTGGTGTTCTGCTCATCGACTCCGACCTCGTTAAGACTCAGCCGAAGGGGAATTTCAAGGTTGTTTCGTTCCCGATTATCAACACGGCCAAGAATGAAGTGGGTCGTGAGATTGTTGCCAATATCGTTGCACTTGGCGCCATGGTTGCTCTGACCGAGGTGGTTGACAAGGAAAATGCCGAGAAAGCTGTTCTCGCGCGTGTACCTGAAGCTTTTATCGAGCTGAACAGGAAAGCTTTCCAACTTGGCTACGATAAGGCATTGGCTGCGAAGGCTTAA
- a CDS encoding RNA methyltransferase, translating into MNVSIRDRIAVVLVEPQSPGNVGMVCRAMKNMGLSELRIVKGCPIDHPEAFKFAVSAKDLLETTRVFPSLEDALADTELSVATTRRHGKYRQEIFSPQEIVRKIGANLTGNRAALVFGREDSGLTTDELSLCRWHATIPTSSEYGSLNLAQAVLIFCYELFTGIGEGTLSGEARTLAGSASQEAFFGQMERTLMRIGFLNPQNPDHIIRTLRRIFSRAELDDREVTIMRGMMTQIDWATDQFRGKKGQ; encoded by the coding sequence ATGAACGTTTCGATTAGAGACAGAATTGCTGTTGTGCTTGTTGAACCACAAAGCCCGGGGAATGTGGGAATGGTCTGCCGGGCCATGAAGAATATGGGCCTGTCAGAGCTTCGCATTGTGAAGGGGTGTCCCATTGACCATCCCGAAGCATTCAAGTTTGCCGTCTCTGCAAAGGACCTTCTGGAGACGACCAGGGTGTTTCCATCTCTTGAGGATGCCCTGGCCGATACGGAGCTTTCCGTGGCAACCACCCGGCGCCATGGGAAGTACCGCCAGGAGATATTCAGCCCCCAGGAGATCGTGCGGAAGATCGGGGCAAACCTGACCGGGAACCGTGCAGCGCTCGTGTTCGGCCGCGAGGACAGCGGTCTCACCACCGATGAGCTTTCCCTCTGCCGGTGGCATGCCACTATCCCCACCTCGTCGGAGTATGGTTCCCTGAACCTGGCCCAGGCGGTGCTCATTTTCTGCTATGAGCTCTTTACGGGTATCGGGGAGGGAACCCTGTCCGGCGAAGCCCGTACCCTTGCCGGAAGCGCTTCTCAAGAGGCATTCTTCGGGCAGATGGAGCGAACGCTCATGCGAATCGGTTTCCTCAATCCCCAGAACCCTGACCACATTATTCGCACGCTTCGCCGCATTTTTTCCCGTGCCGAGCTGGATGACCGCGAGGTAACCATCATGCGCGGCATGATGACGCAAATCGATTGGGCCACGGACCAATTCAGGGGGAAAAAGGGGCAATGA
- a CDS encoding LemA family protein: MKRIVQLVFAVVMLSMLSGCGYNVMQAQEEAVFASWGDVEAAYQRRADLIPNLVEVVKGYAKHEADTLMAVTEARAKVGSMQVTKDTLNNPETFAKFQQAQGELSSALSRLMVVVERYPDLKANQNFLDLQNQLEGTENRINVARTRYNKAVQDFNTSIRSFPNNLTNNFLLHLERKEPFKAEEGAKAAPKVKF; this comes from the coding sequence ATGAAACGAATAGTCCAGCTCGTTTTTGCAGTGGTTATGCTTTCGATGCTGTCCGGATGCGGCTATAACGTCATGCAGGCCCAGGAAGAGGCGGTCTTTGCCTCCTGGGGTGATGTGGAGGCAGCGTACCAGCGGCGGGCCGACCTTATTCCAAATCTTGTGGAGGTTGTCAAAGGGTACGCCAAGCACGAGGCCGACACTCTCATGGCTGTCACCGAGGCCCGGGCCAAGGTGGGGTCCATGCAGGTGACGAAGGATACGCTCAACAACCCCGAAACGTTCGCCAAATTCCAGCAGGCCCAGGGGGAGCTTTCCAGCGCCCTTTCCCGGCTGATGGTGGTTGTGGAGCGCTATCCCGACCTCAAGGCGAACCAGAATTTCCTCGATCTCCAGAACCAGCTGGAGGGGACCGAGAACCGGATCAACGTGGCCCGTACCCGGTACAACAAGGCGGTCCAGGACTTCAATACCAGCATCCGCAGTTTCCCCAATAACCTAACAAACAACTTCCTGCTGCACTTGGAGCGGAAGGAGCCCTTCAAGGCTGAAGAGGGGGCAAAGGCGGCGCCCAAGGTGAAGTTCTAA